In a genomic window of Phyllostomus discolor isolate MPI-MPIP mPhyDis1 chromosome 5, mPhyDis1.pri.v3, whole genome shotgun sequence:
- the LDB1 gene encoding LIM domain-binding protein 1 isoform X1, whose product MSVGCACPGCSSKSFKLYSPKEPPNGNAFPPFHPGTMLDRDVGPTPMYPPTYLEPGIGRHTPYGNQTDYRIFELNKRLQNWTEECDNLWWDAFTTEFFEDDAMLTITFCLEDGPKRYTIGRTLIPRYFRSIFEGGATELYYVLKHPKEAFHSNFVSLDCDQGSMVTQHGKPMFTQVCVEGRLYLEFMFDDMMRIKTWHFSIRQHRELIPRSILAMHAQDPQMLDQLSKNITRCGLSNSTLNYLRLCVILEPMQELMSRHKTYSLSPRDCLKTCLFQKWQRMVAPPAEPARQQPSKRRKRKMSGGSTMSSGGGNTNNSNSKKKSPASTFALSSQVPDVMVVGEPTLMGGEFGDEDERLITRLENTQFDAANGIDDEDSFNNSPALGANSPWNSKPPSSQESKSENPTSQASQ is encoded by the exons ATGTCAGTGGGCTGTGCCTGTCCTG GTTGTTCCTCAAAGTCGTTCAAGCTGTACTCGCCGAAGGAGCCCCCGAACGGCAACGCCTTCCCCCCCTTCCATCCCGGCACCATGCTAGATCGGGATGTGGG CCCAACCCCCATGTATCCGCCTACATACCTGGAGCCCGGGATTGG GAGGCACACACCATATGGAAACCAAACTGACTACAGAATATTCGAGCTTAACAAACGGCTTCAAAACTGGACAGAG GAGTGTGACAATCTCTGGTGGGATGCTTTCACAACTGAGTTCTTTGAGGATGATGCCATGTTAACCATCACTTTCTGCCTGGAGGATGGACCAAAGAGATATA CCATTGGCCGGACCCTGATCCCACGCTACTTCCGCAGCATCTTTGAGGGGGGTGCTACGGAGCTATACTATGTGCTTAAGCACCCCAAGGAGGCATTCCACAGCAACTTTGTGTCCCTCGACTGTGACCAGGGCAGCATGGTGACCCAGCACGGCAAACCCATGTTCACCCAG GTATGTGTGGAGGGGCGGTTATACCTGGAGTTCATGTTTGACGACATGATGCGGATAAAGACATGGCACTTCAGCATCCGGCAGCACCGGGAGCTCATCCCCCGCAGCATTCTTGCCATGCAC gCCCAGGACCCCCAGATGTTGGATCAGCTCTCCAAAAATATCACACGGTGTGGGCTGTCCAATTCCACTCTCAACTACCTCCGA CTGTGTGTGATACTCGAGCCCATGCAGGAGCTCATGTCCCGCCACAAGACCTACAGCCTCAGCCCTCGTGACTGCCTCAAGACCTGCCTTTTCCAGAAGTGGCAGCGTATGGTAGCACCCCCCG CGGAGCCCGCCCGGCAGCAGCCCAGCAAACGGCGGAAACGGAAGATGTCAGGGGGCAGCACCATGAGCTCTGGGGGCGGCAACaccaacaacagcaacagcaagaagaaaagccCAGCCAGCACCTTCGCCCTCTCCAGCCAGGTACCT GATGTGATGGTGGTGGGGGAGCCCACCCTGATGGGCGGGGAGTTCGGGGACGAGGACGAGAGGCTCATCACCCGGCTGGAGAATACCCAGTTTGACGCAGCCAACGGCATTGACGACGAGGACAGCTTTAACAACTCCCCTGCCCTGGGCGCCAACAGCCCCTGGAACAGCAAGCCTCCATCCAGCCAAGAAAGCAAATCGGAGAACCCCACATCACAGGCCTCCCAGTAA
- the LDB1 gene encoding LIM domain-binding protein 1 isoform X4, which produces MYPPTYLEPGIGRHTPYGNQTDYRIFELNKRLQNWTEECDNLWWDAFTTEFFEDDAMLTITFCLEDGPKRYTIGRTLIPRYFRSIFEGGATELYYVLKHPKEAFHSNFVSLDCDQGSMVTQHGKPMFTQVCVEGRLYLEFMFDDMMRIKTWHFSIRQHRELIPRSILAMHAQDPQMLDQLSKNITRCGLSNSTLNYLRLCVILEPMQELMSRHKTYSLSPRDCLKTCLFQKWQRMVAPPAEPARQQPSKRRKRKMSGGSTMSSGGGNTNNSNSKKKSPASTFALSSQVPDVMVVGEPTLMGGEFGDEDERLITRLENTQFDAANGIDDEDSFNNSPALGANSPWNSKPPSSQESKSENPTSQASQ; this is translated from the exons ATGTATCCGCCTACATACCTGGAGCCCGGGATTGG GAGGCACACACCATATGGAAACCAAACTGACTACAGAATATTCGAGCTTAACAAACGGCTTCAAAACTGGACAGAG GAGTGTGACAATCTCTGGTGGGATGCTTTCACAACTGAGTTCTTTGAGGATGATGCCATGTTAACCATCACTTTCTGCCTGGAGGATGGACCAAAGAGATATA CCATTGGCCGGACCCTGATCCCACGCTACTTCCGCAGCATCTTTGAGGGGGGTGCTACGGAGCTATACTATGTGCTTAAGCACCCCAAGGAGGCATTCCACAGCAACTTTGTGTCCCTCGACTGTGACCAGGGCAGCATGGTGACCCAGCACGGCAAACCCATGTTCACCCAG GTATGTGTGGAGGGGCGGTTATACCTGGAGTTCATGTTTGACGACATGATGCGGATAAAGACATGGCACTTCAGCATCCGGCAGCACCGGGAGCTCATCCCCCGCAGCATTCTTGCCATGCAC gCCCAGGACCCCCAGATGTTGGATCAGCTCTCCAAAAATATCACACGGTGTGGGCTGTCCAATTCCACTCTCAACTACCTCCGA CTGTGTGTGATACTCGAGCCCATGCAGGAGCTCATGTCCCGCCACAAGACCTACAGCCTCAGCCCTCGTGACTGCCTCAAGACCTGCCTTTTCCAGAAGTGGCAGCGTATGGTAGCACCCCCCG CGGAGCCCGCCCGGCAGCAGCCCAGCAAACGGCGGAAACGGAAGATGTCAGGGGGCAGCACCATGAGCTCTGGGGGCGGCAACaccaacaacagcaacagcaagaagaaaagccCAGCCAGCACCTTCGCCCTCTCCAGCCAGGTACCT GATGTGATGGTGGTGGGGGAGCCCACCCTGATGGGCGGGGAGTTCGGGGACGAGGACGAGAGGCTCATCACCCGGCTGGAGAATACCCAGTTTGACGCAGCCAACGGCATTGACGACGAGGACAGCTTTAACAACTCCCCTGCCCTGGGCGCCAACAGCCCCTGGAACAGCAAGCCTCCATCCAGCCAAGAAAGCAAATCGGAGAACCCCACATCACAGGCCTCCCAGTAA
- the LDB1 gene encoding LIM domain-binding protein 1 isoform X3, which translates to MLDRDVGPTPMYPPTYLEPGIGRHTPYGNQTDYRIFELNKRLQNWTEECDNLWWDAFTTEFFEDDAMLTITFCLEDGPKRYTIGRTLIPRYFRSIFEGGATELYYVLKHPKEAFHSNFVSLDCDQGSMVTQHGKPMFTQVCVEGRLYLEFMFDDMMRIKTWHFSIRQHRELIPRSILAMHAQDPQMLDQLSKNITRCGLSNSTLNYLRLCVILEPMQELMSRHKTYSLSPRDCLKTCLFQKWQRMVAPPAEPARQQPSKRRKRKMSGGSTMSSGGGNTNNSNSKKKSPASTFALSSQVPDVMVVGEPTLMGGEFGDEDERLITRLENTQFDAANGIDDEDSFNNSPALGANSPWNSKPPSSQESKSENPTSQASQ; encoded by the exons ATGCTAGATCGGGATGTGGG CCCAACCCCCATGTATCCGCCTACATACCTGGAGCCCGGGATTGG GAGGCACACACCATATGGAAACCAAACTGACTACAGAATATTCGAGCTTAACAAACGGCTTCAAAACTGGACAGAG GAGTGTGACAATCTCTGGTGGGATGCTTTCACAACTGAGTTCTTTGAGGATGATGCCATGTTAACCATCACTTTCTGCCTGGAGGATGGACCAAAGAGATATA CCATTGGCCGGACCCTGATCCCACGCTACTTCCGCAGCATCTTTGAGGGGGGTGCTACGGAGCTATACTATGTGCTTAAGCACCCCAAGGAGGCATTCCACAGCAACTTTGTGTCCCTCGACTGTGACCAGGGCAGCATGGTGACCCAGCACGGCAAACCCATGTTCACCCAG GTATGTGTGGAGGGGCGGTTATACCTGGAGTTCATGTTTGACGACATGATGCGGATAAAGACATGGCACTTCAGCATCCGGCAGCACCGGGAGCTCATCCCCCGCAGCATTCTTGCCATGCAC gCCCAGGACCCCCAGATGTTGGATCAGCTCTCCAAAAATATCACACGGTGTGGGCTGTCCAATTCCACTCTCAACTACCTCCGA CTGTGTGTGATACTCGAGCCCATGCAGGAGCTCATGTCCCGCCACAAGACCTACAGCCTCAGCCCTCGTGACTGCCTCAAGACCTGCCTTTTCCAGAAGTGGCAGCGTATGGTAGCACCCCCCG CGGAGCCCGCCCGGCAGCAGCCCAGCAAACGGCGGAAACGGAAGATGTCAGGGGGCAGCACCATGAGCTCTGGGGGCGGCAACaccaacaacagcaacagcaagaagaaaagccCAGCCAGCACCTTCGCCCTCTCCAGCCAGGTACCT GATGTGATGGTGGTGGGGGAGCCCACCCTGATGGGCGGGGAGTTCGGGGACGAGGACGAGAGGCTCATCACCCGGCTGGAGAATACCCAGTTTGACGCAGCCAACGGCATTGACGACGAGGACAGCTTTAACAACTCCCCTGCCCTGGGCGCCAACAGCCCCTGGAACAGCAAGCCTCCATCCAGCCAAGAAAGCAAATCGGAGAACCCCACATCACAGGCCTCCCAGTAA
- the LDB1 gene encoding LIM domain-binding protein 1 isoform X2 — MSVGCACPGCSSKSFKLYSPKEPPNGNAFPPFHPGTMLDRDVGPTPMYPPTYLEPGIGRHTPYGNQTDYRIFELNKRLQNWTEECDNLWWDAFTTEFFEDDAMLTITFCLEDGPKRYTIGRTLIPRYFRSIFEGGATELYYVLKHPKEAFHSNFVSLDCDQGSMVTQHGKPMFTQVCVEGRLYLEFMFDDMMRIKTWHFSIRQHRELIPRSILAMHAQDPQMLDQLSKNITRCGLSNSTLNYLRLCVILEPMQELMSRHKTYSLSPRDCLKTCLFQKWQRMVAPPAEPARQQPSKRRKRKMSGGSTMSSGGGNTNNSNSKKKSPASTFALSSQDVMVVGEPTLMGGEFGDEDERLITRLENTQFDAANGIDDEDSFNNSPALGANSPWNSKPPSSQESKSENPTSQASQ; from the exons ATGTCAGTGGGCTGTGCCTGTCCTG GTTGTTCCTCAAAGTCGTTCAAGCTGTACTCGCCGAAGGAGCCCCCGAACGGCAACGCCTTCCCCCCCTTCCATCCCGGCACCATGCTAGATCGGGATGTGGG CCCAACCCCCATGTATCCGCCTACATACCTGGAGCCCGGGATTGG GAGGCACACACCATATGGAAACCAAACTGACTACAGAATATTCGAGCTTAACAAACGGCTTCAAAACTGGACAGAG GAGTGTGACAATCTCTGGTGGGATGCTTTCACAACTGAGTTCTTTGAGGATGATGCCATGTTAACCATCACTTTCTGCCTGGAGGATGGACCAAAGAGATATA CCATTGGCCGGACCCTGATCCCACGCTACTTCCGCAGCATCTTTGAGGGGGGTGCTACGGAGCTATACTATGTGCTTAAGCACCCCAAGGAGGCATTCCACAGCAACTTTGTGTCCCTCGACTGTGACCAGGGCAGCATGGTGACCCAGCACGGCAAACCCATGTTCACCCAG GTATGTGTGGAGGGGCGGTTATACCTGGAGTTCATGTTTGACGACATGATGCGGATAAAGACATGGCACTTCAGCATCCGGCAGCACCGGGAGCTCATCCCCCGCAGCATTCTTGCCATGCAC gCCCAGGACCCCCAGATGTTGGATCAGCTCTCCAAAAATATCACACGGTGTGGGCTGTCCAATTCCACTCTCAACTACCTCCGA CTGTGTGTGATACTCGAGCCCATGCAGGAGCTCATGTCCCGCCACAAGACCTACAGCCTCAGCCCTCGTGACTGCCTCAAGACCTGCCTTTTCCAGAAGTGGCAGCGTATGGTAGCACCCCCCG CGGAGCCCGCCCGGCAGCAGCCCAGCAAACGGCGGAAACGGAAGATGTCAGGGGGCAGCACCATGAGCTCTGGGGGCGGCAACaccaacaacagcaacagcaagaagaaaagccCAGCCAGCACCTTCGCCCTCTCCAGCCAG GATGTGATGGTGGTGGGGGAGCCCACCCTGATGGGCGGGGAGTTCGGGGACGAGGACGAGAGGCTCATCACCCGGCTGGAGAATACCCAGTTTGACGCAGCCAACGGCATTGACGACGAGGACAGCTTTAACAACTCCCCTGCCCTGGGCGCCAACAGCCCCTGGAACAGCAAGCCTCCATCCAGCCAAGAAAGCAAATCGGAGAACCCCACATCACAGGCCTCCCAGTAA
- the LDB1 gene encoding LIM domain-binding protein 1 isoform X5: MSVGCACPGCSSKSFKLYSPKEPPNGNAFPPFHPGTMLDRDVGPTPMYPPTYLEPGIGRHTPYGNQTDYRIFELNKRLQNWTEECDNLWWDAFTTEFFEDDAMLTITFCLEDGPKRYTIGRTLIPRYFRSIFEGGATELYYVLKHPKEAFHSNFVSLDCDQGSMVTQHGKPMFTQVCVEGRLYLEFMFDDMMRIKTWHFSIRQHRELIPRSILAMHAQDPQMLDQLSKNITRCGLSNSTLNYLRLCVILEPMQELMSRHKTYSLSPRDCLKTCLFQKWQRMVAPPAEPARQQPSKRRKRKMSGGSTMSSGGGNTNNSNSKKKSPASTFALSSQVPVMMAGNLTNDQQKWILKQYWKIDDA; this comes from the exons ATGTCAGTGGGCTGTGCCTGTCCTG GTTGTTCCTCAAAGTCGTTCAAGCTGTACTCGCCGAAGGAGCCCCCGAACGGCAACGCCTTCCCCCCCTTCCATCCCGGCACCATGCTAGATCGGGATGTGGG CCCAACCCCCATGTATCCGCCTACATACCTGGAGCCCGGGATTGG GAGGCACACACCATATGGAAACCAAACTGACTACAGAATATTCGAGCTTAACAAACGGCTTCAAAACTGGACAGAG GAGTGTGACAATCTCTGGTGGGATGCTTTCACAACTGAGTTCTTTGAGGATGATGCCATGTTAACCATCACTTTCTGCCTGGAGGATGGACCAAAGAGATATA CCATTGGCCGGACCCTGATCCCACGCTACTTCCGCAGCATCTTTGAGGGGGGTGCTACGGAGCTATACTATGTGCTTAAGCACCCCAAGGAGGCATTCCACAGCAACTTTGTGTCCCTCGACTGTGACCAGGGCAGCATGGTGACCCAGCACGGCAAACCCATGTTCACCCAG GTATGTGTGGAGGGGCGGTTATACCTGGAGTTCATGTTTGACGACATGATGCGGATAAAGACATGGCACTTCAGCATCCGGCAGCACCGGGAGCTCATCCCCCGCAGCATTCTTGCCATGCAC gCCCAGGACCCCCAGATGTTGGATCAGCTCTCCAAAAATATCACACGGTGTGGGCTGTCCAATTCCACTCTCAACTACCTCCGA CTGTGTGTGATACTCGAGCCCATGCAGGAGCTCATGTCCCGCCACAAGACCTACAGCCTCAGCCCTCGTGACTGCCTCAAGACCTGCCTTTTCCAGAAGTGGCAGCGTATGGTAGCACCCCCCG CGGAGCCCGCCCGGCAGCAGCCCAGCAAACGGCGGAAACGGAAGATGTCAGGGGGCAGCACCATGAGCTCTGGGGGCGGCAACaccaacaacagcaacagcaagaagaaaagccCAGCCAGCACCTTCGCCCTCTCCAGCCAGGTACCT
- the LDB1 gene encoding LIM domain-binding protein 1 isoform X6, with protein sequence MSVGCACPGCSSKSFKLYSPKEPPNGNAFPPFHPGTMLDRDVGPTPMYPPTYLEPGIGRHTPYGNQTDYRIFELNKRLQNWTEECDNLWWDAFTTEFFEDDAMLTITFCLEDGPKRYTIGRTLIPRYFRSIFEGGATELYYVLKHPKEAFHSNFVSLDCDQGSMVTQHGKPMFTQVCVEGRLYLEFMFDDMMRIKTWHFSIRQHRELIPRSILAMHAQDPQMLDQLSKNITRCGLSNSTLNYLRLCVILEPMQELMSRHKTYSLSPRDCLKTCLFQKWQRMVAPPAEPARQQPSKRRKRKMSGGSTMSSGGGNTNNSNSKKKSPASTFALSSQVMMAGNLTNDQQKWILKQYWKIDDA encoded by the exons ATGTCAGTGGGCTGTGCCTGTCCTG GTTGTTCCTCAAAGTCGTTCAAGCTGTACTCGCCGAAGGAGCCCCCGAACGGCAACGCCTTCCCCCCCTTCCATCCCGGCACCATGCTAGATCGGGATGTGGG CCCAACCCCCATGTATCCGCCTACATACCTGGAGCCCGGGATTGG GAGGCACACACCATATGGAAACCAAACTGACTACAGAATATTCGAGCTTAACAAACGGCTTCAAAACTGGACAGAG GAGTGTGACAATCTCTGGTGGGATGCTTTCACAACTGAGTTCTTTGAGGATGATGCCATGTTAACCATCACTTTCTGCCTGGAGGATGGACCAAAGAGATATA CCATTGGCCGGACCCTGATCCCACGCTACTTCCGCAGCATCTTTGAGGGGGGTGCTACGGAGCTATACTATGTGCTTAAGCACCCCAAGGAGGCATTCCACAGCAACTTTGTGTCCCTCGACTGTGACCAGGGCAGCATGGTGACCCAGCACGGCAAACCCATGTTCACCCAG GTATGTGTGGAGGGGCGGTTATACCTGGAGTTCATGTTTGACGACATGATGCGGATAAAGACATGGCACTTCAGCATCCGGCAGCACCGGGAGCTCATCCCCCGCAGCATTCTTGCCATGCAC gCCCAGGACCCCCAGATGTTGGATCAGCTCTCCAAAAATATCACACGGTGTGGGCTGTCCAATTCCACTCTCAACTACCTCCGA CTGTGTGTGATACTCGAGCCCATGCAGGAGCTCATGTCCCGCCACAAGACCTACAGCCTCAGCCCTCGTGACTGCCTCAAGACCTGCCTTTTCCAGAAGTGGCAGCGTATGGTAGCACCCCCCG CGGAGCCCGCCCGGCAGCAGCCCAGCAAACGGCGGAAACGGAAGATGTCAGGGGGCAGCACCATGAGCTCTGGGGGCGGCAACaccaacaacagcaacagcaagaagaaaagccCAGCCAGCACCTTCGCCCTCTCCAGCCAG